A segment of the Catenuloplanes nepalensis genome:
CGGTGAACGTCACGTCGTAGGTGCGCAGCCCTGCGAACGGGGTCTCCACCGGCGTCGCCACCGGTCGCGCTCCGGCCGACCGCGCCTCGGCCAGTGTCTCGGCCCAGAACGCGTCCAGGTCCTCGGGGAGGTGCGGGGCCGGCCGGTAGTCACGCAACTCGTCCAGCGGTAGATCGAAGAGCGCCATAGGCGTCTTCTTACCAGGAGGTGCCGGTGATCCGCTCGTAGACGTCGACGTAGCGGGCGCGGGTGACCTCGACGACCTGCTCCGGGACCTCGGGCGCGGGCGGCGTCTTGTCCCAGCCCGTGGTCAGCGACCAGTCCCGCACGTACTGCTTGTCGAACGAGAACTGCACGCGGCCGGGCTCGTAGTCCTCACCGGGCCAGAAGCGGGACGAGTCCGGCGTCAGCACCTCGTCGCCGAGCGTCAGCACGCCGTCCGCGTCCCAGCCGAGCTCCAGCTTGGTGTCCGCGATGATCAGGCCGCGCTCGGCCGCGATCGCGGCGCCCCGGGCGTAGACGCTCAGCGTGATGTCGCGCAGCTGGGCCGCGACGTCCGCGCCGACCTCCTTCTCCACCTCGGCGAAGGTCATCGGCTCGTCGTGCTCGCCCATCGGCGCCTTGGTGCTCGGCGTGAAGATCGGCTCCTCCAGCCGCGACGCCTCGACCAGGCCGGCCGGCAGCCGCACGCCGGAGACCACGCCGGTGGCGAGGTAGTCCTTCATGCCGGAGCCGGTCAGGTAGCCGCGCGCGACGCACTCGACCTTCGCCATCCGCAGGCGCTTGCACCGGATCGCGCGACCGGCCCACTCCTCCGGCACGTCGGTCGCGCTGATCACGTGGTGCGGAATCAGGTCGGCGAGCTGGTCGAACCACCAGAGCGAGAGCTGCGTGAGGATCTTGCCCTTGTCCGGGACCGGCGTGGGAAGGACCACGTCGTAGACCGAGATGCGGTCGGACGCGACGAGGATCAGATCCTCGCCGTCCGCGTAGACGTCCCGAACCTTGCCCGAGTGCAGCAGCTCCACGCCCGGTAGTACATCACGGCCGCTACTCGCGGCGACGACCGCGGGACACCAGCGGGAGGACGGTTACTTGCGGCGGCGGTTGCGGGACACCAGCAGGAGGACGACCACGATCACGACGACGACGCCGACGCAGCAGACCGCGCCGAAGATGAAGAAGCCGCCGCCTCCGCCGCGCCGGCGACGCTCCTCGATCAGCGCGTCGGCGACGCCGTTGGTGCTCGCCCAGGCCGCGGCCGGGACCAGGATGCTCAGGGTCAGGGTGGTGAACAGGGCACCCAGGCGGGCGGCCCAGCGCTTCAGGTCAGACATACCTCCATCTTGACCTTCCCTCGCAAGGTTGGCGACTTGACCCCCGATCGGGCGTCGTTTCCGGAGTCGCCGGACGGCGGAGACTGGCTGCCGCTAAGCGGACGCGGATATTGACAGGGCTGTCCTGCGCGGTGTTAATGAGGCGTCGATCGTGTCGGGCTGGAGACATCGTGAGTTTTTCGAGATCAACCATGCTTCGGGCGATGACCGCCGCGCTGCTCGCGCTCGGTGGTGTCACCGCGTGTGACCAGGGCGGCGCCGGCGATCAGGGCGAGGTGCGGCTCAAGTTCTTCTTCTGGGGCGGCGACAAGCGCATCGAGCTGACCCAGAAGGTGCTGGATCTCTATCACCAGCGCCACCCGGAGGTCTCGTTCGACGTCGCGGCCCAGCCCAACTCCGGCTATTTCGACAAACTGGCCGAACGCATCGACGGCGGCGACGCGCCCGACCTGTTCCAGATCGACGACAACTACCTCACCGAGTTCGCGCAGCGCGACTACCTGCTCGACCTCGGCCCGTTCGTGGCGGACGACCGGATCGACCTGACCCAGGTCTCCAACGGCCTGGTGCGGTACGGCCGGGTCGGCAGCGCGCAGGTGGGCGTCGCGGCCGCGGAGAACACGGCCGCGCTGGTCTACGACAAGACGCTGCTCGACCGGCTCGGCGTGGCCACACCGGCCAACGGCATGGACTACCCGCGTTATCTGGCGTGGGCCGCGCAGATCAGCGAGAAGAGCGCGGGCGCGGTGGCCGGCACCATGGACCCGTCCGCCGACTACAAGGCGTTCTGGCTCTGGCTGCGCTCGCAGGGCAAGGAGTTCTACGCCGGCTCCGCGCTCGGCTTCACCGACGCGGACGTGACCGCCTGGTTCACGATGTGGAAGGACGCGCGCGCCGACGGGATCACGCCGGCCGCGCCGGTCGTGCACGAGGCGAACGCGGGCGACGCGACCAAGCAGCTCGTGGTCACCGGCCAGGCCGCCACGTCGTTCATGTGGTCCAACCAGCTGCCCGAGATGCAGCAGAAGACCAAGAACGAGCTGGGCATCGTGGCATATCCGGGCGGCGAGTCGGCGGCCTGGGCGCGCGCCTCGATGTACTGGAGCGGCTACCGGGACACCGCGCACGCGGACGTGGTCGCCGACGTGATCGACTTCCTGGTCAACGACCCGGAGGCGGCGGAGATCCTCGGCACCGAGCGCGGCCTCGCGCCCAACCTGCAGAACCGGCGCGCGCTGGAGATCTCGCTGACCGACCCGGTCATGAAGGCGTCCATCGCGTACACCAACGAGATGAGCACCCGGTACGGCAAGGCCCCGCTGCCCCCGCCGAAGGGGCACGGCGCGATCCGGGCCGCGCTGGTCAAGGCGGCCGAGGCGGCGCAGAGCGAGACGCTCACGCCGGCCCTGGCCGCCACGCAGTTCGTCACCGAGGCGAACGCCGCGCTGGGATGACAGTGGCCACGGCGATTCACCCCCGAGGCGAACGCCGCGCTCAAGTGACACCCGCGTTAGCCGGCGCCGTGAAAGGGTAAGCACGGCGCAGGTTTCGGCACGGGTGGAGGGCACGTTGGAGACGTACGTCAATCGGGACCTGGAGCCCGGCCTGGTCGAGCTCGCCGAGGCACACGGCGTCGCCACGTGGTACGAGAACTGGCGCCGCCAGCCGACGAACGTCAGCCGCGCCGCCGTCACCGGCACGCTGCGCCTGCTCGGCGTGGACGCGTCCACGCCGGACGCGGTCACGGCCGCGCTGGCCTCGGTCCGCGCCGCGCACGACCCGGGCCGGCTGCCCGGGACCGTGGTGCTGCGCGAGTCCGCCACCCGCGAGCTGCCCTCCCCCGGCGTGATCACGTTCGAGGACGGGTCGACCCGGCAGGTCGAGAGCCTCGACGCCGGCCTGCCGCTCGGCTGGCACACGCTGGCCTGCGCGGGGCAGGAGATCACGCTGGTCGTGGTGCCGGACGCGCTGCCCGAGGCGCCGCGCGCGTGGGGCTGGATGCTGCAGCTCTACGCGGTGCACTCGGCGGACTCGTGGGGCATGGGCGACTTCGGCGACCTGCGCACGCTGGCGGCCTGGTCCGGCGAGTCCGGTGCCGGACTGACGCTGCTCAACCCGCTGCATGCGCCGGCGCCGGTGCATCCGGTGCCGTCCTCGC
Coding sequences within it:
- a CDS encoding phosphoribosylaminoimidazolesuccinocarboxamide synthase; its protein translation is MELLHSGKVRDVYADGEDLILVASDRISVYDVVLPTPVPDKGKILTQLSLWWFDQLADLIPHHVISATDVPEEWAGRAIRCKRLRMAKVECVARGYLTGSGMKDYLATGVVSGVRLPAGLVEASRLEEPIFTPSTKAPMGEHDEPMTFAEVEKEVGADVAAQLRDITLSVYARGAAIAAERGLIIADTKLELGWDADGVLTLGDEVLTPDSSRFWPGEDYEPGRVQFSFDKQYVRDWSLTTGWDKTPPAPEVPEQVVEVTRARYVDVYERITGTSW
- a CDS encoding ABC transporter substrate-binding protein; protein product: MTAALLALGGVTACDQGGAGDQGEVRLKFFFWGGDKRIELTQKVLDLYHQRHPEVSFDVAAQPNSGYFDKLAERIDGGDAPDLFQIDDNYLTEFAQRDYLLDLGPFVADDRIDLTQVSNGLVRYGRVGSAQVGVAAAENTAALVYDKTLLDRLGVATPANGMDYPRYLAWAAQISEKSAGAVAGTMDPSADYKAFWLWLRSQGKEFYAGSALGFTDADVTAWFTMWKDARADGITPAAPVVHEANAGDATKQLVVTGQAATSFMWSNQLPEMQQKTKNELGIVAYPGGESAAWARASMYWSGYRDTAHADVVADVIDFLVNDPEAAEILGTERGLAPNLQNRRALEISLTDPVMKASIAYTNEMSTRYGKAPLPPPKGHGAIRAALVKAAEAAQSETLTPALAATQFVTEANAALG